The Patescibacteria group bacterium genome includes a window with the following:
- a CDS encoding prepilin-type N-terminal cleavage/methylation domain-containing protein, with protein MFSRQGFTLIEVLLVATILAMIAGFSIGIYDNYSRNMELESTGKNIIYDLRQMRAYAAAGVDQRKWGIHLSNGTQDYYELFSTPTDYADAGKTRVSANYLPATLHFVKPAEGVNLDIIFSSISGNTTADFFTVGAPGGSMTINVTASGAVY; from the coding sequence ATGTTTTCTCGCCAGGGCTTTACGCTTATCGAAGTTTTGCTGGTCGCCACGATACTCGCGATGATCGCCGGTTTCAGTATCGGGATTTATGATAATTACAGCCGGAACATGGAATTGGAGTCAACGGGCAAAAATATCATTTATGATCTGCGGCAGATGCGCGCCTACGCGGCAGCCGGCGTTGATCAACGCAAGTGGGGAATTCATCTGTCAAATGGCACGCAGGATTATTATGAATTATTTTCCACGCCGACTGACTACGCGGATGCCGGCAAGACGAGAGTCAGCGCTAATTATTTGCCGGCTACCTTGCACTTCGTTAAGCCGGCCGAAGGCGTTAATTTGGATATTATTTTTTCCAGTATCTCCGGCAATACCACGGCCGATTTTTTTACCGTCGGCGCGCCGGGCGGCAGCATGACGATCAATGTCACCGCTTCCGGCGCGGTATATTAA
- a CDS encoding type II secretion system F family protein produces the protein MRYYFEAIDQQGVPVIGKYEAETEAEVSEHLQKRQLIPLIIRPEGGVFNIKNISFFEGITAMDRIALVRNLAATTKAGLSIIEALDILAQDAEKPLLKKILLEMKSNMQNGQPLWQSFQYYRRYFPPFFVGMIRAAESSGKLDTTLDELTQYLTREYSLVKKVKNSLAYPILLLFASGGVIILLLGFVLPSLEKTFQRSQMVLPAYTRALMSFSHGIRYNIWGDAIFVLVIIAIIVFFRRNAWLKKLVSRWSFSVPLLRDVLKKIVLVRFTRTLGSLLGSGALITESLQLAADSVGNEYYRQAILKVNAEVIRGLPLSKALSGSDKLFPRFLISLVMVGEKTGTLEHILKTFANFYDEEVENSLRTMTTFLEPAMLLVMGLVIGFIALSVLLPIYQFVGKFI, from the coding sequence ATGCGTTATTATTTTGAAGCCATTGATCAGCAGGGGGTGCCGGTGATCGGCAAATACGAAGCCGAAACCGAAGCCGAAGTGTCGGAGCATCTCCAAAAACGCCAGCTGATACCCCTGATCATCAGGCCGGAAGGCGGCGTTTTTAATATTAAAAATATTTCATTTTTCGAAGGAATCACTGCCATGGATCGGATCGCTTTGGTGAGAAATTTGGCCGCTACTACCAAGGCCGGCTTGAGCATCATCGAAGCGCTGGATATCTTGGCGCAGGACGCGGAAAAGCCGTTATTGAAAAAGATCCTCCTGGAGATGAAAAGCAATATGCAGAACGGCCAGCCGCTCTGGCAGTCGTTCCAATATTATCGGCGTTATTTTCCGCCTTTTTTTGTGGGTATGATCAGGGCGGCGGAATCTTCCGGCAAGCTGGATACGACTCTGGATGAACTGACGCAATATTTGACGCGCGAATACAGCCTGGTAAAAAAAGTAAAAAACTCCCTGGCTTATCCGATCCTGCTGCTCTTCGCGTCCGGCGGGGTGATAATTTTGCTGCTGGGCTTTGTTTTGCCGAGCCTGGAAAAAACTTTTCAGCGCAGCCAGATGGTTTTGCCGGCCTACACTCGGGCGCTGATGTCGTTTAGCCATGGCATTCGTTATAATATTTGGGGCGACGCGATATTTGTTTTGGTCATCATTGCCATTATCGTTTTTTTCCGGCGCAATGCCTGGCTGAAGAAGCTTGTTTCCCGCTGGTCGTTCAGTGTTCCGCTTTTGCGCGATGTTTTGAAAAAGATCGTTTTGGTAAGATTTACGCGCACCTTGGGCAGCTTGCTCGGGAGCGGCGCGCTGATCACGGAGTCTTTGCAATTGGCGGCTGATTCCGTCGGCAACGAATATTACCGGCAAGCTATTTTGAAAGTAAATGCCGAGGTGATCCGCGGCTTGCCTTTGTCCAAGGCTTTATCCGGCAGCGATAAATTATTTCCCCGTTTTTTGATCAGCCTGGTGATGGTCGGAGAAAAGACCGGCACTCTGGAACATATCCTTAAGACCTTTGCCAATTTTTACGATGAAGAAGTTGAGAATAGCTTAAGGACTATGACCACTTTTCTGGAACCGGCAATGCTCCTGGTCATGGGTTTGGTCATCGGTTTTATCGCCCTCTCTGTTTTATTGCCGATCTACCAATTCGTGGGAAAATTCATTTAA
- a CDS encoding GspE/PulE family protein: MHITKEKLKELLLDSGVVEEKVFQSALDESMRLGQSLADVLIGRGDLSEEYLLEVLEPYFGAPVADLRKKTLPKEVFELIPETYAKSKNVMAFEIDAKKNVLKLAMADPFDYDAIEFLRAKLGMEIEPYFSSRGSLKFGFKQYKQQIGQEFDKVITENVDKILRESSGEVDMAKLADALPVVAILDSIVEHAIALNASDIHFEPLPKTLLIRYRIDGVLEEILTLQKVIEPILVARVKILANLQIDEHRAPQDGRFRFEMEEGGYIDSRVNIMPVMHGEKVEMRLLKSSARALTLEELGLSAAAIKIVGEEVHKAHGMVLVTGPTGHGKTTTLYAILHILNTSEVNITTIEDPIEYEVSRVNQTQVNVKAGITFANGLRALVRQNPDIIMVGEIRDSETAEISVHAALTGHLLLSSLHTNDAASAVPRLIDMKVQPFLLASTLNLVVAQRLVRKICGGCVTSYPIPSDVRELIKKHLSLSNEKVESIPKMLFRGKGCNMCNHTGFLGQIGIFELLQVSENIKGLILKTAPAAEIKKQAVKEGMISLFRDGLQKVERGVTTIEEILRVISE; this comes from the coding sequence ATGCATATCACTAAAGAAAAATTAAAAGAATTATTGCTTGATTCCGGCGTGGTGGAAGAAAAGGTCTTTCAGTCCGCTCTCGACGAGTCGATGCGCTTGGGCCAATCGCTCGCGGACGTCTTGATCGGCCGGGGCGATCTGTCCGAGGAATATCTGCTGGAAGTGCTCGAGCCGTATTTTGGCGCGCCCGTGGCGGATTTGCGCAAAAAAACTTTGCCGAAAGAAGTTTTTGAGCTTATTCCGGAAACCTATGCCAAGTCCAAGAACGTCATGGCTTTTGAAATTGACGCGAAAAAAAATGTCTTGAAACTGGCCATGGCCGATCCTTTTGATTATGATGCCATTGAATTTTTGCGGGCCAAGCTCGGCATGGAGATCGAGCCGTATTTTAGCAGTCGCGGCAGTTTGAAATTCGGCTTCAAGCAGTATAAGCAGCAGATCGGCCAGGAGTTTGATAAAGTGATCACGGAAAACGTCGACAAGATCTTAAGGGAGTCGAGCGGCGAGGTTGATATGGCCAAGCTGGCCGACGCTCTGCCGGTGGTGGCGATTTTGGATAGCATCGTCGAACATGCCATCGCCCTGAATGCTTCCGATATCCATTTTGAGCCTCTGCCGAAAACATTGCTGATCCGTTATCGCATTGACGGCGTTTTAGAAGAAATATTGACTTTGCAAAAAGTCATCGAGCCGATTTTGGTGGCCAGAGTGAAAATCTTGGCGAACCTGCAGATCGACGAGCATCGGGCGCCGCAGGATGGCCGGTTCCGCTTTGAAATGGAAGAAGGCGGCTATATCGATTCGCGCGTCAATATCATGCCGGTGATGCACGGCGAAAAAGTGGAAATGCGCCTCTTAAAAAGTTCGGCCCGGGCCCTGACTTTGGAAGAATTGGGCTTGTCCGCCGCGGCGATCAAGATCGTCGGCGAAGAAGTGCATAAGGCGCATGGCATGGTGCTGGTGACCGGTCCGACCGGCCACGGCAAGACCACGACGCTGTACGCGATCTTGCATATTTTAAATACGTCGGAAGTAAATATCACGACGATCGAAGACCCGATCGAATATGAAGTCTCCCGGGTCAACCAAACTCAGGTGAACGTCAAGGCCGGGATCACTTTCGCCAACGGCTTGCGCGCCCTGGTGCGGCAGAATCCGGACATCATCATGGTCGGCGAAATCAGAGACTCTGAGACCGCGGAAATTTCGGTCCATGCCGCGCTGACCGGGCACTTATTGTTATCTTCTTTGCATACCAATGACGCGGCTTCGGCCGTGCCGCGCTTGATCGATATGAAAGTTCAGCCGTTTCTTTTGGCTTCCACGCTGAATTTAGTGGTGGCCCAGCGCCTGGTCAGGAAGATCTGCGGCGGCTGCGTCACTTCTTATCCGATTCCTTCGGATGTGCGGGAGTTGATCAAAAAACATTTGTCGCTGTCCAACGAGAAGGTCGAGAGTATTCCGAAAATGTTATTCCGCGGCAAGGGCTGCAATATGTGCAACCATACCGGATTTCTGGGGCAGATCGGAATTTTTGAATTATTGCAAGTATCGGAAAATATCAAAGGGCTGATCTTAAAAACGGCTCCGGCGGCCGAGATCAAAAAACAAGCCGTGAAAGAAGGAATGATCAGCTTGTTCCGGGACGGCTTGCAGAAAGTGGAGCGGGGCGTGACCACGATCGAAGAAATTTTGCGGGTCATTAGCGAATAG
- a CDS encoding class A beta-lactamase-related serine hydrolase has protein sequence MSKKKFWLIIIGVIAFLSLGFNLWAIFFYAPKFCFTDNEIKKSQFSLLNPARSIYEQKDLIVNVQPLRDELDKIGADPDISIYFEYLPTGANIAVNKEAEFFPASLVKLPVVMAAAKKVASGQWRWQNELVLMSNDKDDKFGELYQSPIGTTFTIDDLSVKALAESDNTAYHMLLRNLEPAELEEMHQHLGLEDFFTADGKISAKKYSVILRALYGSSYLPEEYSQKLLKIMTQSSFNQYLASGLPKDILFAHKIGVSDEQDVVLDAGIVYLPGRPYLLAVMIKTKDMAAAEIQMKNISEKVYSYIANYSEEK, from the coding sequence ATGAGTAAAAAAAAGTTTTGGCTGATCATTATCGGAGTTATCGCTTTTTTATCATTAGGTTTTAATCTTTGGGCGATATTTTTTTACGCGCCTAAATTCTGTTTCACTGATAATGAAATAAAGAAATCGCAATTCAGCCTTTTAAATCCGGCGCGGTCGATTTACGAGCAGAAAGACTTGATCGTCAATGTCCAGCCGCTGCGCGATGAGCTGGATAAGATCGGCGCTGATCCCGATATTTCCATTTATTTTGAATATTTGCCGACCGGCGCCAACATCGCCGTTAATAAGGAGGCGGAATTTTTTCCAGCCAGTTTGGTTAAATTGCCGGTAGTGATGGCGGCGGCCAAAAAAGTGGCCAGCGGCCAATGGCGCTGGCAGAACGAGCTGGTTCTGATGAGCAATGATAAAGACGATAAATTCGGCGAGTTGTATCAATCGCCGATCGGCACCACCTTTACTATCGACGATCTGTCAGTTAAAGCTTTGGCCGAATCCGATAATACGGCCTATCACATGCTCTTAAGAAATCTTGAGCCGGCCGAACTGGAAGAAATGCATCAGCATTTGGGGCTGGAAGATTTTTTTACTGCTGACGGCAAGATCAGCGCCAAAAAATATTCAGTCATCTTGCGCGCCCTTTATGGCAGTTCCTATCTCCCCGAAGAGTATTCGCAAAAACTATTAAAGATAATGACGCAAAGCAGTTTTAATCAATATTTGGCCAGCGGCCTGCCAAAAGATATTTTATTCGCCCATAAGATCGGGGTGAGCGACGAGCAGGATGTGGTTTTGGACGCGGGGATAGTTTATTTGCCCGGGCGGCCGTACTTGCTGGCAGTGATGATCAAGACGAAAGATATGGCGGCGGCGGAAATACAGATGAAAAATATTTCCGAAAAAGTTTATAGTTATATCGCCAATTATTCCGAAGAAAAATAA
- a CDS encoding type II secretion system protein, whose product MYYQQNMRKAQEGFTLLELLIVITIIAILSVALVFILNPAETLQKSRDTQRMADLSTLKTAIGIYLTSTSTPLLDNVANNLCLGGTGNATVWYSADQTTAGSITDTAYPTGFAAFTQRATAAASAPVDGTGWVPVKLTSIIGGSPISSMPADPVNKLVVAAATNPSTLNALTYNALTYRYACRLSPLTFEINAKLESAAYGVGGSDDKSTKDGGNNANLYEVGTDLTILPGTPDF is encoded by the coding sequence ATGTATTATCAACAAAACATGAGAAAAGCGCAGGAGGGATTCACTCTCTTGGAATTGCTGATCGTGATCACGATCATCGCGATTCTGTCCGTGGCTCTGGTCTTCATCCTGAACCCGGCGGAAACTTTGCAAAAGTCCCGCGACACCCAGCGCATGGCCGACTTGTCAACTTTGAAGACGGCGATCGGAATTTATCTGACCTCGACCTCCACTCCTCTGCTTGACAATGTCGCGAACAACCTTTGCCTGGGCGGAACCGGTAACGCTACTGTTTGGTATAGCGCGGATCAGACTACGGCTGGCTCTATCACTGATACAGCTTATCCTACCGGCTTCGCGGCTTTTACGCAGCGCGCTACGGCTGCCGCGTCCGCTCCGGTTGACGGTACGGGCTGGGTGCCGGTTAAACTAACTTCAATTATCGGTGGTTCGCCGATCTCGTCAATGCCGGCCGATCCGGTAAATAAATTGGTAGTTGCCGCCGCCACAAATCCCAGCACGCTTAATGCGTTAACCTATAACGCTTTAACTTATCGCTATGCTTGCCGGCTGTCTCCCTTGACCTTTGAAATTAATGCCAAATTGGAAAGCGCGGCCTATGGCGTGGGCGGCTCCGATGATAAATCAACCAAAGACGGCGGAAATAATGCCAATCTTTATGAGGTCGGTACAGATTTGACGATCCTTCCGGGAACACCTGATTTTTAA